The Arachidicoccus terrestris genome includes the window CATGGATACCTTACTTATACCAAGACCCGTAACCTGATCAGCCCCTATGTGCATATCAATCCATTGGTATCCGCTAAATTTAATGAGAAAAAGTACCAGGAAGACAAACAGAAGCTGATTGATTATTATAATTCCAAAGGATACAGAGACGCTAAAATCGTAAAAGATTCCGTCTATTATACCGAGAAGGGGAATGTGAATGTCGATATTAAAGTCAGTGAAGGGGCGAAGTATTATTTCGGGAATATTAAATGGGTAGGTAATACCATGTATCCGGATTCGCTGCTGAATGCTTTACTGGATATCCGTAAAGGAGATGTTTACAATAAAGAGCTGCTGAACGAAAAGCTGGGTATCGGCGGTGGTCAGGACGCTCTGAGTATTTCCAATCTTTACTTAGATAACGGTTATTTATTCTTCCAGGTGGAGCCCATTGAATCCACCGTGTATAACGATACAATTGATTTTATCATGAATATGCGGGAAGGGCCGGAAGCGACGCTTACACGTGTCAATATTGTGGGGAATGATAAAACAAACGAGCACGTTATCCGTCGTGCACTCAGAACCTTGCCGGGTGATAAATTCAGTAAGAGTGATATCATGATGTCGCTACGTGAATTGAGTGTGCTTAAATTCTTTGATGAACAGAAAATGGTGCCGGAACCGGTACCTAATCAGGCAGATGGTACCGTAGAACTGACGTATAACCTGGTTGAAAAATCTGCTGACCAGTTGCAATTGAGTGCGGGCTTTGGTGGCGGAATCGGTCTGACCGGTACACTTGGTGTTACTTTTAACAACTTCTCTATCCGTAATATCTTCAATAAAAAAGGATGGGATCCGTTGCCGACAGGTGATGGGCAAATGCTGTCCCTGAATTTCCAGAGTAACGGTAAGGCTTATCGTTCTTACAGTGTGCAGTTCGTTGAACCTTGGTTGGGGGGTAAACATCAAAACGCCCTGAGCGTAAGTTTCTCGGACAGTAAGTTTAGAAACGGATATAACTACCTGACAGGTGAATGGGATGATCAGGGAGATACGACTTCCTTCCGTACTTCCAGTATCAGCCTCGGGCTGAGCAAACGTCTGAACTGGCCTGATCCTTATTTTCAGATCGGCGCTCAGCTGAACTATACGAGGTATCAGTTACACAACTACTATATCGACCAGTATAACCTGCCCAATTATCGTAACGGGACATCGAATAATATCAATCTGCGCCTGACACTATCCAGAAACTCTGTGAACAGTGCGCAATATCCGACCGGTGGGTCTAATATCATGGCCTATGCACAGTTGACGCCGCCCTACTCCTTCTTTGACGAATCCATTGAGACGGCGACTGACCCGGCCAAAAAATATAAATTTGTGGAATACCAGAAGTACCGGTTTACAGGTGACTGGTATGTACCTCTGGGCAGACAGCATGGAGAAGACCATAAGCAATTTGTATTGAAGGCATCCGTTAAAATGGGCTACTTAGGTAAGTATAACTCTAATATGCCGATTTCTCCGTTTGAGCGTTTTCAATTGGGAGATGCGGGTATGAGTAACAATTACGCCTTATTAGGTTATGATATCATCTCTCAGAGGGGCTATCCGGTATATGAGACCTCAAATCCAAGATATAATCCG containing:
- a CDS encoding BamA/OMP85 family outer membrane protein, giving the protein MRKSSQLIWVLVLFLLSGQIQAQINTDNSDSTKKVLYSTNPDLKSMLDQGTPVRYKVAQLAVTGNSSFDTNLLKATSGITVGSFITIPGGDEIARSIHRLWSQGFFSDITYYVTKIQGNEISLELHVTERPRVTKFYFKGISKTQADELKTKSGITPGHALTENMKMTAVDAIRSYYAEKGFRRVAIDIIERKDTTFDNSVLLYFNINKGSKVKVNQIDFFGNTAVDGIKLKKQMKGTKEMSRLTLFPSTEAFDTTGWGTPYHYGWSDYMAEHGYLTYTKTRNLISPYVHINPLVSAKFNEKKYQEDKQKLIDYYNSKGYRDAKIVKDSVYYTEKGNVNVDIKVSEGAKYYFGNIKWVGNTMYPDSLLNALLDIRKGDVYNKELLNEKLGIGGGQDALSISNLYLDNGYLFFQVEPIESTVYNDTIDFIMNMREGPEATLTRVNIVGNDKTNEHVIRRALRTLPGDKFSKSDIMMSLRELSVLKFFDEQKMVPEPVPNQADGTVELTYNLVEKSADQLQLSAGFGGGIGLTGTLGVTFNNFSIRNIFNKKGWDPLPTGDGQMLSLNFQSNGKAYRSYSVQFVEPWLGGKHQNALSVSFSDSKFRNGYNYLTGEWDDQGDTTSFRTSSISLGLSKRLNWPDPYFQIGAQLNYTRYQLHNYYIDQYNLPNYRNGTSNNINLRLTLSRNSVNSAQYPTGGSNIMAYAQLTPPYSFFDESIETATDPAKKYKFVEYQKYRFTGDWYVPLGRQHGEDHKQFVLKASVKMGYLGKYNSNMPISPFERFQLGDAGMSNNYALLGYDIISQRGYPVYETSNPRYNPDQSGATQYFTIFNKYSLELRYPLSLSQASTIFGLVFAEAANGWYSFKDYNPFQLRRDVGVGARFYLPMFGLLGFDYGIGIDRLRSGQGLGKAGRFTFMLGYEPD